The sequence below is a genomic window from Streptomyces sp. B21-105.
CATCGACGCGACCTGCCCGCTGGTCACCAAGGTCCACAAGGAAGCGGTCCGCTTCGCGCAGGAGGACTACGACATCCTCCTCATCGGGCACGAGGGCCACGAGGAGGTCATCGGCACCTCCGGCGAGGCCCCGGACCACATCCAGCTGGTCGACGGCCCCGCGGACGTCGCGAAGGTCGAGGTCCGCGACCCGTCGAAGATCGTGTGGCTCTCCCAGACCACCCTCTCCGTCGACGAGACGATGGAGACGGTCGACGCGCTGAAGGAGAAGTTCCCGCAGCTCGTCTCCCCGCCCAGCGACGACATCTGCTACGCCACGCAGAACCGTCAGCTCGCGGTGAAGCAGATGGGCGCGGAGGCGGAGCTGGTCATCGTGGTCGGGTCCCGCAACTCCTCCAACTCCAAGCGGCTGGTCGAGGTCGCCAAGCTCGCCGGCTCCCGCGAGGCCTACCTGGTGGACTTCGCGAGTGAGATCGACGAGGCCTGGCTGGAGGGCGTGACGACGGTGGGCGTCACCTCCGGAGCCTCCGTCCCGGAGGTCCTCGTCGAGGAGGTGCTGGCCTGGCTCACCGAGCGCGGCTACGGGGACGTCGAGCTCGTCAAGGCGGCCGAGGAGCACATCACCTTCTCGCTGCCCAAGGAGCTCCGCCGCGACCTGCGCGAGGAGGCGGCGGCCCTGGCGGCCGGGCGCGGCGGCAGCGGTACGGCGTCCTCGGCGTCCCGTACTGCAGCCGGTACCGCACCCGGTACGGGCTCCGGTACGGCGGGTGCCTCGACCGAGTGACGGTCCGTCGGCCGTCGTAACGTAGGGCCATGCAGATCTTCGGCGTGGACATCGGCGGATCCGGGATCAAGGGCGCCCCGGTGGACCTGGACAAGGGCGACCTGGCTCAGGAACGGCTCAAAGTGCTCACCCCGCAACCGGCGACGCCCGACAGCGTCGCCGACGGCGTGCAGCAGGTCGTGGAGCACTTCGGGTGGACGGGGCCCGTGGGACTGACCTTCCCGGGCGTGGTCACCGGCGGCTCCACGATCCGCACCGCGGCCAACGTCGACAAGGGCTGGATCGACACCGACGCGCGCGCCCTGTTCAGCGAGCGGCTGGGCGGCCTGCCGGTAACCGTCGTCAACGACGCGGACGCGGCGGGCGTCGCGGAGATGTCCTTCGGCGCAGGGCGGGGCCGCGGCGGCACGGTGATCCTGCTGACGTTCGGCACGGGCATCGGCAGCGCCCTGTTCGTGGACGGCGCGCTGGTCCCCAACACCGAGCTCGGCCATCTGGAGCTGCACGGCCACGACGCCGAGAAGCGCGCCAGCAGCAAGGCCAGGGAGGACCACGAGCTGACGTGGGAGCACTGGGCGCAGCGCGTCCAGAAGTACCTCGCCCACGTCGAGATGCTCTTCTCGCCGGAGCTGTTCATCATCGGCGGCGGCGTCAGCCGCAAGTCCGAGAAGTTCCTGCACTTCATCGAGGGCGTCAAGGCGGAGATCGTCCCGGCCCAGCTGCAGAACAACGCGGGGATCGTGGGCGCGGCGATGCACGCGACGAAGGGCGACTGAGGGGCGGCGCCCGCGACCGCTACCGCGACTACGACACGACCACGACGCGACTACGACGGGTCCCGGCGGGGAGTCGGCTGGCGGCGGGCCGGGTTCCTGCGGCGGGCCGCCACCCGGCGCAGGCCGCGCGCCAGGACGGTCAGCGCCGCCAGCAACGTCCCGCCGTACAGCCAGCCCACCTGGGTGGCGAGGGCTGTGACCAGCCCCATCAGGCGCGCCCCGATCCCGTCGCCGCCGGCCAGGGGCAGCAGCCCGACGGAGAAGGCGATCGGCGCGACCACCGGTACGGACAGCAGATCGGCGTCGCGCACCCAGAGGGCGGTCAGCAGGCACGCCGGCAGGAACAGCACGCCGTACACCGTGAGCGAGGCGCCGAAGAGCAGGAGGTCCAGGCAGCCGAGCGCACACATCAGCGCCGAACCGAACAGCCCCGCGCCGAGCCCGGTCAGCCGTGGGTTCGGCAACCTCCGCAGCGGCACCGGCAGCGGAGGCGGCAGAGGCAGCGGAGGCGTGTCCCGTCGGGCATCCCGTAGGGCATCCTGTCCGGCGGCGTCCCGGGAGCTGTCCCGGTTCGGGGCCCGTGTCCTGTGTTGCTCCACCGGACCAACTTAGGTCGGTTTATGTGCCGAACACGGTGTCGGACACGCCGGGCGGCGCGGCTTGGCCAGGCGTTCGACGGACCGGCGGGGCCGCGCCGGGCACGCCGTAAACTGGTGGACCGGTCAGCTCTCTGGCCCCTGGCCCTCTCACTCCGGGAACTGGCCCCTTGGCCCTCTCACCACGGGAAGTCGCAACGTGTCGCTCACGATCGGAATCGTCGGTCTGCCGAATGTCGGCAAGTCGACCCTGTTCAACGCCCTGACCAAGAACGACGTGCTGGCGGCCAACTACCCGTTCGCCACGATCGAGCCCAACGTCGGCGTGGTCGGCGTCCCCGACGCCCGCCTGACGAAGCTCGCGGAGATCTTCGGCTCGCAGCGCATCCTCCCGGCGACGGTCGACTTCGTCGACATCGCGGGCATCGTGCGCGGCGCGAGCGAGGGCGAGGGCCTGGGCAACAAGTTCCTCGCCAACATCCGCGAGTCCGACGCGATCTGCCAGGTCATCCGTGCCTTCAAGGACGAGAACGTGGTCCACGTCGACGGCAAGGTCTCGCCCAAGGACGACATCGAGACGATCAACACCGAGCTGATCCTCGCCGACCTGCAGACCATCGAGAAGGTCCTGCCGCGACTGCAGAAGGAGTCGCGGATCAAGAAGGACGTCGCCCCGAAGGTGAAGGCCGTCGAGGAGGCGAAGGAGATCCTGGAGAAGGGCGACACCCTCTTCTCCCAGGGCGTCCTCCAGGGCAGCGAGCGGGCCGAGCTCCTGCACGACCTGCACCTGCTCACCACCAAGCCCTTCCTCTACGTCTTCAACGTCGACGAGGACGAGCTGACCGACGACGCCTTCAAGGACGAGCAGCGCGCCCTCGTCGCCCCCGCCGAGGCGATCTTCCTCAACGCCAAGCTGGAGCAGGACCTCGCCGAGCTGGACGAGGCCGACGCGATGGAGCTCCTGGAGTCCGTCGGCGCCGAGGAGCCCGGCCTCGCCACCCTGGCCCGCGTCGGCTTCGACACCCTCGGCCTGCAGACGTACCTCACGGCCGGCCCCAAGGAATCCCGCGCCTGGACCATCAAGAAGGGCGCCACCGCCCCCGAGGCGGCCGGTGTCATCCACACCGACTTCCAGAAGGGCTTCATCAAGGCGGAGGTCATCTCCTTCGCCGACCTGGTGGAGACCGGCTCGGTCGCCGAGGCCCGCGCGAAGGGCAAGGCCCGCATGGAAGGCAAGGAATACGTGATGCAGGACGGCGACGTGGTGGAATTCCGCTTCAATGTCTAGCGGGTGACTTAGTGGTCCGGTTCGGAAATCCTTCGGGGGTTGATCACGTGGTGAGAGGGGCGGAGGAGTCTTCCTGTCGGTCGAGTCTGGCCAGCAGATCGTCCAGGTCGGAGGTGGTGAACTTCCACTGGAACGGCTGTGCCGTGGCGTTGTAGCGGTCTTCGAAGGCTCGGAGCCGGTCCCGGACCTCGTTGAGGTCCGTGAAGTCGTTGGGCGAGACGACCTTGCGCTGGACGATCGAGAAGAAGATCTCGATCTGGTTGCTCCATGAGGCGTGAATGGGGGTGTGGACCATGACTGCGTTGGGGAATCTGCTGGTCAGCCGGTCGGTGGCCCTCTTCCCTCGGTGGGAGGAGCCGTTGTCGACGATCCAGAAGACGCGTTTGGCGTCGGCGTAGGGCTCTTGCCTCATGACCTGCTCCACCAGGTTCATGAACGGGACGATTCCGGAGGTGGCCTCGCAGCGGCCGAAGACGCGAGCTCGGTGGACGTCGTAGGCCGCCAGGTAGGCCAGGGCGCCGCCGCGGTCGTACTCGTGGTTGACGCGCATCGCGCGGGCCTGCCCGGGTGCCAAGGTCGGGTGGCAGCGGCAGCGGGCCTGGATGGAGGTTTTCTCGTCTGCGGAGATCACGTACTCGTCCTCGCCAAGCGGTTCGCCCTGCCAGGTACGGGCGTACAGGTCCATCACGCGTGCGGCCTTGGCACGGAAATCCGGATCGCGGACGAAGATCCAGGACCGGTACTGCCAGGGCTTGAGCGCGTCGTCTTTGAGCCAGCGCCGCACGGTGGAGGCGGAAATGGACCCGGCGATGGCCCGAGCGACCACCTCGCGGGCCAGGCCGTGACCGGCGAACCGCCCCCGCCAGGTACGGACCGTGTCCAGGTGCAGGCCCGTCTCACGGGCGATGCGCGCGTTGGAGCGTCCGCGTGCCGCGTGCAGCACGATCTGCGCGCGGACTCGCAGCCGGTGCTCGGTCTTGTGCCCGTAGGCCATCTTCTTCAGCCGCTCTCGCGCGCTGGCGCACAAGGCTATCGGGCGGGCGGCGACAACGGGCAAGGCAGGCAGGC
It includes:
- the ppgK gene encoding polyphosphate--glucose phosphotransferase — encoded protein: MQIFGVDIGGSGIKGAPVDLDKGDLAQERLKVLTPQPATPDSVADGVQQVVEHFGWTGPVGLTFPGVVTGGSTIRTAANVDKGWIDTDARALFSERLGGLPVTVVNDADAAGVAEMSFGAGRGRGGTVILLTFGTGIGSALFVDGALVPNTELGHLELHGHDAEKRASSKAREDHELTWEHWAQRVQKYLAHVEMLFSPELFIIGGGVSRKSEKFLHFIEGVKAEIVPAQLQNNAGIVGAAMHATKGD
- a CDS encoding IS630 family transposase, which produces MPVVAARPIALCASARERLKKMAYGHKTEHRLRVRAQIVLHAARGRSNARIARETGLHLDTVRTWRGRFAGHGLAREVVARAIAGSISASTVRRWLKDDALKPWQYRSWIFVRDPDFRAKAARVMDLYARTWQGEPLGEDEYVISADEKTSIQARCRCHPTLAPGQARAMRVNHEYDRGGALAYLAAYDVHRARVFGRCEATSGIVPFMNLVEQVMRQEPYADAKRVFWIVDNGSSHRGKRATDRLTSRFPNAVMVHTPIHASWSNQIEIFFSIVQRKVVSPNDFTDLNEVRDRLRAFEDRYNATAQPFQWKFTTSDLDDLLARLDRQEDSSAPLTT
- a CDS encoding 4-hydroxy-3-methylbut-2-enyl diphosphate reductase, with the translated sequence MGHMTASPGRRRVLLAAPRGYCAGVDRAVIAVEKALEQYGAPVYVRHEIVHNKYVVQTLEKKGAIFVERTEEVPPGNIVMFSAHGVAPVVHEEAARGRLATIDATCPLVTKVHKEAVRFAQEDYDILLIGHEGHEEVIGTSGEAPDHIQLVDGPADVAKVEVRDPSKIVWLSQTTLSVDETMETVDALKEKFPQLVSPPSDDICYATQNRQLAVKQMGAEAELVIVVGSRNSSNSKRLVEVAKLAGSREAYLVDFASEIDEAWLEGVTTVGVTSGASVPEVLVEEVLAWLTERGYGDVELVKAAEEHITFSLPKELRRDLREEAAALAAGRGGSGTASSASRTAAGTAPGTGSGTAGASTE
- the ychF gene encoding redox-regulated ATPase YchF, which codes for MSLTIGIVGLPNVGKSTLFNALTKNDVLAANYPFATIEPNVGVVGVPDARLTKLAEIFGSQRILPATVDFVDIAGIVRGASEGEGLGNKFLANIRESDAICQVIRAFKDENVVHVDGKVSPKDDIETINTELILADLQTIEKVLPRLQKESRIKKDVAPKVKAVEEAKEILEKGDTLFSQGVLQGSERAELLHDLHLLTTKPFLYVFNVDEDELTDDAFKDEQRALVAPAEAIFLNAKLEQDLAELDEADAMELLESVGAEEPGLATLARVGFDTLGLQTYLTAGPKESRAWTIKKGATAPEAAGVIHTDFQKGFIKAEVISFADLVETGSVAEARAKGKARMEGKEYVMQDGDVVEFRFNV
- a CDS encoding DUF6542 domain-containing protein; translation: MPNPRLTGLGAGLFGSALMCALGCLDLLLFGASLTVYGVLFLPACLLTALWVRDADLLSVPVVAPIAFSVGLLPLAGGDGIGARLMGLVTALATQVGWLYGGTLLAALTVLARGLRRVAARRRNPARRQPTPRRDPS